The Impatiens glandulifera chromosome 3, dImpGla2.1, whole genome shotgun sequence genome contains a region encoding:
- the LOC124929435 gene encoding glutamate receptor 2.2-like, protein MMIGSGVEKSSSSICNDIVTLIILISTTFTMIMAQQNVSIGVVLDMDSGIAQMGFTCISMAISDFYASHPNYITRLTLHTRDSKNDTVAAAAAALDLLKNDEVAAIIGPITSMQAEFLINLGDKAKVPVITFTATSPTLTSLRSQYFIRAAMNDLSQVQAITAIIKAFGWRQVVPIYIDNNFGEGIIPHLVDALEKIDARVPYRSVIPPLATDDQIVVELYKLKTMQTRVFVLHMDPTLASRLFIKVKELGMMSEGYVWIMTNSVAAKLNSLDPLVINSMEGVLGVRPYFPMTNQLRNFTDHWRSKFKLDIFGLWAYDAVTALAMAVERVGVVNYDFVKANISVNSTDLEAFGVSQVGPWLLQALLHTEFIGLAGNFSITNGQLDPSAIEIVNVIGNGEKRIGFWTLRDGIVRELNAEKKETVPRDNLGSIIWPGDRVVAPKGWVIPTNGRKLRIGVPVKDGFSEFVQVVRDPESNVTTTKGYCIDVFDAVVAELPYAVPYEYIPFETPDGEMAGSYDELVYQVYIGKFDAVVGDTTIRANRSKYVDFTLPYTESGVSMIVPIKDNKGKNAWVFLKPLTWDLWLTSFCSFVFSGFVVWVLEHRINEDFRGPPSYQAGTILWFSFSTMVFAQKEKVVSNLARLVVIIWFFVVLILTQSYTASLTTMLTVQQLQPTINEVNELIKNGEYVGYQNRSFVIGLLKKMNIDESRIRSYESPEELDDLFKKGSKNGGIAAAFDEIPYSTLFLRKHCSKYTSVGPVYKSDGFGFVFPIDSPMVPDVSRVVLNVNEGDKMVEMEKKWFGADTRCPDSSTYMSSTSLGLNSFWGLFLIEIVASVLALVVYAAFFIYERRQHLSVEGSLWSKIMLLGRQFDKKDFSSHTFRKSEFRGRDSIHSIDNIRGPQIPLEGNYATETSYTVPNSTCPPTPSPTICSSNQTDREIFSFEGASSDQEYGNPNRQEAEKVDDSVVQLADLQMIRGTQNGHSVS, encoded by the exons ATGATGATTGGGAGTGGGGTTGAGAagtcatcatcatcaatatGCAATGATATAGTAACCCTAATAATTTTGATCTCAACAACATTCACAATGATAATGGCGCAGCAAAATGTTAGCATAGGCGTGGTTCTTGACATGGATTCTGGGATTGCCCAGATGGGGTTTACATGTATTTCCATGGCTATCTCTGATTTCTACGCTTCTCATCCTAACTACATAACTAGACTAACTCTTCACACCAGAGATTCCAAGAATGATACCGTTGCAGCTGCTGCCGCAg CTCTAGACCTATTGAAGAACGATGAAGTAGCAGCTATAATAGGGCCAATTACATCCATGCAAGCCGAGTTCTTAATTAACCTTGGAGACAAAGCTAAAGTACCCGTGATCACGTTTACTGCGACAAGCCCAACCTTAACATCACTCAGGAGCCAATACTTCATTCGTGCAGCAATGAATGACTTGTCTCAAGTTCAGGCTATAACTGCCATCATAAAGGCTTTTGGGTGGAGACAAGTTGTCCCCATCTACATCGATAATAACTTTGGTGAAGGAATTATACCGCATTTAGTCGATGCCTTAGAAAAAATTGATGCTCGTGTTCCTTACAGGAGTGTCATTCCCCCGTTGGCTACAGATGATCAGATCGTCGTCGAGCTTTACAAGTTGAAGACCATGCAAACTAGGGTTTTCGTCTTGCACATGGACCCGACTTTAGCTTCCAGGCTATTCATCAAAGTgaaagagcttggtatgatgaGTGAAGGGTATGTTTGGATAATGACAAATTCCGTCGCAGCCAAACTTAATTCCCTTGATCCTTTGGTTATTAATTCGATGGAGGGAGTTCTAGGGGTAAGGCCTTATTTTCCGATGACAAACCAGCTCCGAAATTTTACGGATCATTGGAGGAGCAAGTTCAAATTGGATATCTTTGGACTTTGGGCATACGATGCTGTCACTGCACTAGCCATGGCTGTAGAGAGAGTCGGAGTTGTCAACTATGATTTCGTGAAGGCGAACATTTCAGTTAATTCAACTGATCTAGAAGCTTTTGGAGTTTCTCAAGTAGGCCCGTGGTTACTTCAAGCACTTCTGCATACTGAATTTATAGGACTTGCCGGAAACTTTAGCATCACTAATGGTCAGTTGGATCCGTCTGCAATCGAGATTGTTAATGTGATTGGGAATGGGGAAAAAAGAATAGGATTCTGGACTTTGAGAGATGGGATTGTAAGGGAATTGAATGCGGAGAAGAAAGAAACGGTCCCTAGGGATAATCTTGGTTCAATAATATGGCCCGGGGATAGAGTTGTGGCTCCTAAGGGGTGGGTGATCCCTACAAATGGGAGGAAGTTGAGGATAGGAGTTCCAGTGAAGGACGGTTTTAGCGAATTTGTACAGGTGGTAAGAGATCCTGAATCTAACGTGACGACTACCAAAGGATACTGCATAGATGTCTTTGATGCAGTTGTGGCAGAACTACCTTATGCTGTTCCTTACGAGTATATTCCTTTTGAAACTCCAGATGGTGAGATGGCAGGCTCTTATGACGAACTTGTGTATCAAGTATATATTGGG AAATTTGATGCTGTTGTGGGAGATACAACCATCAGAGCAAACAGATCAAAATATGTTGATTTTACTCTTCCCTACACTGAAAGTGGAGTCTCCATGATTGTACCTATCAAGGataataaaggaaaaaatgCATGGGTGTTCTTGAAGCCACTTACATGGGATCTTTGGTTAACAAGCTTCTGCTCATTTGTCTTTTCCGGCTTTGTGGTTTGGGTACTTGAACATCGGATAAACGAAGATTTCAGGGGACCTCCTTCTTATCAAGCTGGGACAATACTTTGGTTTTCCTTCTCAACCATGGTTTTCGCACAAA AGGAGAAGGTTGTAAGCAACTTGGCCAGGTTAGTAGTGATCATATGGTTCTTCGTCGTCCTTATCCTGACGCAGAGTTATACAGCAAGCTTAACTACAATGTTAACTGTGCAACAACTCCAACCTACAATTAACGAAGTCAATGAACTTATAAAGAATGGGGAATATGTTGGGTATCAGAATCGTTCTTTTGTAATTGGACTCttaaagaaaatgaatattgatgAATCCAGGATTAGGTCTTATGAATCACCCGAAGAACTTGATGACCTTTTTAAAAAGGGAAGCAAAAACGGTGGCATCGCAGCTGCTTTTGACGAAATCCCTTACAGCACGCTTTTCCTCCGTAAACATTGCTCCAAATATACCAGTGTTGGACCCGTATACAAGTCTGATGGATTTGGCTTT GTATTCCCAATTGATTCACCGATGGTACCAGATGTTTCGAGAGTGGTTCTAAATGTGAACGAGGGAGATAAAATGGTGGAGATGGAGAAGAAATGGTTTGGGGCAGATACTCGTTGTCCAGATTCGAGCACTTACATGTCTTCAACTAGTTTAGGACTTAATAGTTTCTGGGGACTGTTTCTGATAGAGATAGTTGCCTCAGTTTTAGCTCTAGTAGTATATGCTGCTTTCTTCATATATGAGCGAAGGCAGCATCTCTCTGTTGAAGGCTCTCTTTGGTCCAAGATTATGCTGCTTGGAAGACAGTTTGACAAGAAAGACTTTTCTTCTCACACGTTTAGAAAGAGTGAATTCAGAGGTAGGGATTCAATCCACAGCATAGATAACATCAGAGGACCACAGATCCCTCTAGAGGGAAATTACGCAACAGAGACATCATACACTGTCCCAAATTCTACTTGTCCTCCCACCCCTAGTCCAACGATCTGCTCCTCAAACCAGACAGATAGAGAAATCTTTTCATTTGAGGGAGCGTCTTCTGATCAAGAGTATGGAAATCCAAATCGACAAGAAGCAGAAAAGGTTGATGATTCTGTAGTTCAGTTAGCTGATTTGCAGATGATTCGAGGGACGCAAAATGGACATTCGGTTTCTTAA
- the LOC124931063 gene encoding Werner Syndrome-like exonuclease, with translation MEVSIFDHELPFPTHNLYDVKFFEYTILTLVTHTPSFVDTWISEIQTIHRDRRPHQKLIVGLDIEWRPNFSSYNDNPAATLQLCVGDRCLIFQLIHAPSIPLSLIEFFKNPNHMFVGVGVDKDIEKLIDDYGFEVRGSICDLGKLAADRYNDRTVRNAGLKTLSARVLGKVVEKPKKVSLSRWDCEWLSVQQVQYACLDAFLSFEIGRILNDLN, from the coding sequence ATGGAAGTCTCCATCTTCGATCACGAATTGCCTTTCCCCACTCACAATCTCTACGATGTTAAGTTCTTCGAATACACCATCCTCACTTTAGTTACCCACACTCCATCCTTCGTCGACACCTGGATCTCTGAAATACAGACCATCCACCGCGACCGCCGCCCCCATCAGAAACTAATCGTCGGCCTCGATATCGAGTGGCGCCCTAACTTCAGTAGTTATAACGATAATCCGGCAGCCACCCTTCAACTCTGCGTCGGCGATCGTTGTCTCATCTTTCAACTGATTCACGCCCCGTCAATCCCCCTTTCCCTCATCGAATTCTTCAAAAACCCAAATCACATGTTCGTTGGAGTCGGGGTTGATAAGGACATCGAGAAGCTGATCGATGACTATGGATTTGAAGTCAGAGGTTCGATCTGCGATTTAGGGAAACTGGCGGCTGATCGTTATAATGACAGGACTGTTCGAAACGCAGGGCTGAAGACACTTTCGGCTAGGGTTTTGGGTAAGGTGGTTGAGAAGCCGAAGAAGGTCTCGTTGAGCAGGTGGGACTGTGAGTGGCTTAGTGTACAGCAGGTACAGTATGCTTGTTTAGATGCTTTTCTTTCCTTTGAAATTGGAAGGATCTTGAATGATTTGAACTAG